From Agrobacterium vitis:
GGCTTTTGCCCTTTTCCATCTCCACCGATCTGCATGGGCATTCGATGAATTTCCCGGTCTGGGATCTGGCCACCACCATGTCCAAACTGCTCTCGGTGGGCATGCCGTTTGAAAAGGTGGTGGAGGCCGTCACCCATGCGCCAGCCTCCGTTATCCGCCTGTCGATGCAGGATCGGCTTACACCGGGAGCGCGGGCCGATTTCACCATTTTCGATCTGGTCGATTCCGATCTCGAAGCAACCGATTCCAATGGCGATGTTGCCCGCCTCACCCAGCTGTTTGAGCCACGCCATGCCGTGATTGGCCGTGAGGCCATTGCTGCCAGCCGCTACATTCCGCGCGCCCGCAAACTGGTGCGCCACAGCCATGGGTATTCGTGGCGCTGAAATGCTTTTGATAATTCTACAGTCTGTCTGGTCCAGATTGAACCAGACAGACTGTAGATTCTTTTGTTGTCGTTTGTCTTTTCGGGAAAACCGGATTCCACTTTTCCCTGACAAACTCTAGAACTGGAAACCGCGTGAGCATGACTTCACCCTCCACCGATGCCGGATTGCCAACACCCTATGAGCGCCTTGCCGCACTGGGCATTGCGCTGCCGCCATCCCCACCGCCAATCGCCAATTTTGTCACCCATGTGCGGGAAGGCAATCTGCTGTTCCTCTCCGGTCAAGGCCCACGCGAGGCAGATGGCTTTCTCTACTCCGGCAAGGTTGGTGACGACGTGCCGCTGGAAGACGCCTATCGCCACGCCCGCCTCACTGGCATTAACCTGATAGCCGTGATGCATGATGCGCTGGGTGATCTCTGCCGCGTGCGCAAAATTGTCAAAATGCTCGGCATGGTCAATGCCGCGCCGGATTTTCGCGATCATCCGCAGGTGATCAATGGCTGTTCAGACCTGTTCATGGAGGTGTTTGGGCAAGCAGGCCAGCACGCCCGCTCGGCGGTTGGGTTTGGCTCGCTTCCCGGCAATATCACCGTGGAAATCGAAGTGATTGTGGCATTGCACGAATGAAAAAGGCCCTCTCAGTGACCCCGCCAGCCCATGCGTTTTTCGATCCGCTCCGCCGATGCCTTGACATGGCCAACATAGGGATTGCCTTCAGAAAACGCCTTCTGCTCTGGCAAGACGATGGAGATGGTGGCGACACAGACACCATCCCGATCACAAATCGGCGAGGCAATGCAGGCCACCGCATAATCGGATTCGCCTGCCTGAATCGACAGACGCTGCTGGAAGGCGCGCGCCGCCGCATCGGAGAGCGTTTGTGCATCAATCTCCGCCCGGCCGGTTGGCGACGAGCGGGCGCAATGGGCAAACAACTCAATGCGCTCACTCGCAGGCAAATGACCAACGAGAAGGCGGCCAGAGGCCGTCCAATTCAGGGGAACACGAGTACCAACGCGCGAGGCGACCTGAAAATGGCTTGGCCCCTCGGCCATGGCCAGCACCAGCATATGGTCATTGTCGCGCCCGCACACTTGCACGGTTTCACCCGCCTCGCGGCACAAATCGTGCATTTCCTGCGTGGCAATGCCGATGAAATCCAGCGAACGGGAATAGGCGAGGCCATAATGATAGAGACGAGGGCCGAGCCAGATGGCACCATCCGCACTTCGGGTCAGCATGTTCTTGTCCACCAGATCATCAATGATGGTGTAAATGGTGGACAATGGCGCACCAACCGCCTTGGCAATGGCATAAGGACCAACGGGGGCGCCCGTTTCATACAGATGATCCAGCACCTGCAAGGCGCGGTCCATGCCGCTGACGCGAGAGCGCCGCTCCGCCGGGGCCTCAGCGGGCTGGCTGTCTGCGGCAACCGATACCGTGCGTGCCTTGCTATCCATCATGCGATCCTTACCTGAATGATCGGCTATTACATTATAACGGCATAGCTGTCGATTGTAGAAATGACGGGCCTTTGCCCACAAGAAGTGGAAAAGCTTATGACCAACGATATTCGCACCCAGCTCGGCCTTCGCCCTGTGATCAATGTTTCGGGCACCATGACCAGCCTTGGCGCATCCATTGTGGTGCCAGACGCCATTGCCGCCATGACGGCCATTCTGCCGCAATTTGTGGAGATCAGTGATCTTCAGCGCAAGGCCAGCGCCATTATTGCGCGGCTAACCGGGGCTGAAGCAGGCTTTATCACCGCTTCATGCTCGGCAGGCATCAGCCTTGCCGTGGCAGGCACCATTACCGGGCCGGATCTGCTGGCCATTGAAAAACTGCCCGATGTCAGCACAACCAAAAACGAAGTGCTGGTACAGATGGGCCATCTGGTCAGCTACGGTGCCCCAGTCGATCAATCCATCCGTCTGGCTGGCGGCAAGGTGGTGCTGGTGGGGCAGGCAACGTCTGCGCACCGCTACCATATGGAAAATGCCATTACCGAAAACACCGCCGCCGCCGTCTATGTCGTTTCTCACCATGTGGTGCATTATGGCCTTCTGCATCTGAAGGAATTTGTCGAGATCGCCCATGCGCGCGGCGTGCCCGTGATTGTCGATGCCGCATCGGAATATGACCTGCGGATTTTCCTCGATCAGGGCGCGGATATTGCTCTCTATTCCGGCCATAAATTCCTCGGCGGCCCCACATCCGGCATTGTTGCCGGGCGCAAGGATCTGGTGCGCAATGCCTATTTGCAAAACATGGGCATTGGCCGGGGTATGAAAGTGGGCAAGGAAAGCGTCTTTGGCGTTATGGCAGCGCTGGAAGTATGGGAAAAGCGTGATCATGCAGCGGTGCGTGCGCGTGAAACCGGCTATTTGCACCTTTGGAAAGGTGCACTGGATGGCCGGCCCGGCGTGACGGCCTTGATAGAGCCAGACCCAACCCACAATCCGCTGGATCGGCTGCGGGTGATCCTCTCACCACAAGAAGCCCATATCAGCGCCTATGATCTGGCCGGAGCACTGGCCCGGGGTAATCCACCGATCATCGTTCGCGACCATGAGGCAGAACATCATTATTTCTATCTTGATCCCTGCAATCTGCATCCGGGCCAAGAGATCATCGTGCGTGACCGTCTGGTGGAAGAACTCGACAAGGCTAGAGCGTCGAATGAAGTGATCAACACGCCGCATGAAGAATGGGGCCGCCATCGCTTCGATTCCATGCTGCGCTGGCCGGATTGATCACCGCCCTCGCTCGGCTTTGGCGATTGCACCGAAATTGTAATGGTGTCCATGCCAATGATCGTCAGGAATGACGGTTTGAAGTCAGCGTGAAATTTACCGGTCACATTTCCATCGGAAATCCGTCGAGCGGAAGGCAGAAACAGAACGATCAGCGGTTTGACAAACCTCCCTCCGCTCATTTCAGGGTCGCGCTCCAGCGCCTATCCTTGGTCGAACGCTTCTTACCATTCGCGCTATCGCTTTATTTAGGGGAGTTCGATATAAATATCGCATCACCGTGCGAGCACTGAATGTATCCTTGGTCTGAACTCCTTGCGAACCTGGCAATCGTTGCCATCACAACGTCGACCTGGACATTCGTCCGGCCACACCTCGTTTGCCAGGGACCACGCGCCTTTTCGTTGATTTTTGGCTGCCTCATGGCGGTTGGGCTGGTCGCCACCATGGCCTTGCCGTTTCGCTTCACCGACGGTGTTTTCCTGGACACCCGGTATACATTTCTCGCCATATCGGGTTTCTTCGGCGGCCCCATTGCGGCCTTCCCACCACTTATTGTGGGAATTATCAGGCGATTGATGATCGGAGGCGTGGGTATCTCGGTTGGCATCCCGCAAATCATCGCGGCTGCATGCATTGGTGTCATCGCAAGCCGATTGCTTCGCGGCAATATCCCGACTTTCCCGCAGATCGCAGCGCTTGCTCTGTTCGTCGCAGTCAGCGGCGTAGCCGGCTTCTTCTTTGTCCGTCCCTTTGAGGTCTGGGGCAATATGATTGTCGTGACGGTCGGTCCATTCATGGTGGTCTTGTTTGGAGCCACCCTCTTATCCGCCCTTGCCATTGCGCAGGAGATGAAGCGGACAAGGCTTGAAAGGGATTTGGCCGCGGCAAAGATCCGTCTAGCCGATGCGCTCGCGACCATGGCGGATGGCCTGGCACTTTTCGACCGCGATGGGGTGCTGGTTTTCACCAATCAAAGATACCTCGATATCTTCAAGGAAACGGCGGATGTCAGGGTGCCCGGGAAAAACATCCGGGAAATCTTGCGGACATCCTTCGAACGCAGTGAAGAAGCGCGCGTGGAACCGGATGTCGATCCGGTCATCGATCGCGTTGCGGAAGGCCTGTTCCGGCCCAGCGATCGCCTGATCCAACTGGCCGACGGACGTTCAATCGAGGCAAGAACGCGGGTCACGGGCGAGGGGGAGGCAATGATCGTTTACTCGGATATCACCCTTCATTGTCAACGAGAGGCGCGGTTGCATGAGTTGAACGATCGCTTGTCGGCACTGGCAGATACGGATGAATTGACTGGTTTGATGAACCGCCGTGGCTTGGAAGCATCCATGGACCAGGCTTTTGACCGAGCCAAGGATCAGGGCGCCAATGTCGGCCTTCTTCTTATTGATGTCGATTGGTTCAAGGCTTATAACGACACCTATGGCCATCCCGCCGGGGATAAATGTCTTCAGATTGTCGCCAACACGGTTCATGCGACGTCCAGGTCATTCGCGGGAAGCATTGTGGCGCGATATGGTGGGGAGGAACTGACCGTCGTATTGCCGAATGCATCGATATCCGAAACCGAGGCAGTTGCCAGGCTCGTGTGTGCAGCGGTGCGTACTCTGGCCATCGAGCATGTTGGAAGCGAAAAGCGCATCGTCACGGTGAGCGTCGGGGCCGCTAATCTGAAATCGATGCCGGGCCTGCGCAAGACGGACCTCCTTCTGCAGGCTGACGCAGCGCTCTATGCAGCCAAGGCGGCGGGGAGGGACTGTATCCAGACAGCTCCTGATCTCCTTCCGACCGCCAGACGCGCCGACAGCCGTTGACTTTGGATGGTCAGCCGCTCGCATCCTGTTTGCATCAAATGTCAAAGATGCGCAAACACTCCGAATTTCAGGAATATCCGTTGCGGCAAAGCCGTCAGTGGAGTCTAATGCCTGACAAGACGATGGGCTTGTTACAGCAATCGTGCTGCTTTCCACGATATTCTGTGCCACCGCTACTCCAGTTTGGCGATTGAATGACGATATTTTCTGTCCGGCATATTACCTCATATCGGTATAAGAGACCGGTCGAATTCGGCGAGCACAGATTGATGTTCCGGCCGCGGGATAGTTTTGACCAAACACTTCTGAGCTCTCATCTGGATGTCGATCCAAAACCTGACTACATCAGGTGGATCCATGATGTGTTTGGCAATTGCGTTGCGCTGGTGGGGTTTACCGGTAAGGCGCGGGAACTCTGTTTCGGGACCACGATCCGCCTGGACCATACCCAGCAGGTTGAAATGGATCTGCAGATCGATGCAGAAGCTCTCCACTATCCTTTTGCATATGACCCGGAGGAAGTTGTCGATCTGGAACGGACAATCAAACGGCATTTTCCAGATCCGGACGATGAGGTTGGCAGATGGACACGGCAATTTGTGCGGATCGGTCAGCCAAC
This genomic window contains:
- a CDS encoding diguanylate cyclase, with product MYPWSELLANLAIVAITTSTWTFVRPHLVCQGPRAFSLIFGCLMAVGLVATMALPFRFTDGVFLDTRYTFLAISGFFGGPIAAFPPLIVGIIRRLMIGGVGISVGIPQIIAAACIGVIASRLLRGNIPTFPQIAALALFVAVSGVAGFFFVRPFEVWGNMIVVTVGPFMVVLFGATLLSALAIAQEMKRTRLERDLAAAKIRLADALATMADGLALFDRDGVLVFTNQRYLDIFKETADVRVPGKNIREILRTSFERSEEARVEPDVDPVIDRVAEGLFRPSDRLIQLADGRSIEARTRVTGEGEAMIVYSDITLHCQREARLHELNDRLSALADTDELTGLMNRRGLEASMDQAFDRAKDQGANVGLLLIDVDWFKAYNDTYGHPAGDKCLQIVANTVHATSRSFAGSIVARYGGEELTVVLPNASISETEAVARLVCAAVRTLAIEHVGSEKRIVTVSVGAANLKSMPGLRKTDLLLQADAALYAAKAAGRDCIQTAPDLLPTARRADSR
- a CDS encoding IclR family transcriptional regulator, with protein sequence MMDSKARTVSVAADSQPAEAPAERRSRVSGMDRALQVLDHLYETGAPVGPYAIAKAVGAPLSTIYTIIDDLVDKNMLTRSADGAIWLGPRLYHYGLAYSRSLDFIGIATQEMHDLCREAGETVQVCGRDNDHMLVLAMAEGPSHFQVASRVGTRVPLNWTASGRLLVGHLPASERIELFAHCARSSPTGRAEIDAQTLSDAAARAFQQRLSIQAGESDYAVACIASPICDRDGVCVATISIVLPEQKAFSEGNPYVGHVKASAERIEKRMGWRGH
- a CDS encoding RidA family protein, with translation MTSPSTDAGLPTPYERLAALGIALPPSPPPIANFVTHVREGNLLFLSGQGPREADGFLYSGKVGDDVPLEDAYRHARLTGINLIAVMHDALGDLCRVRKIVKMLGMVNAAPDFRDHPQVINGCSDLFMEVFGQAGQHARSAVGFGSLPGNITVEIEVIVALHE
- a CDS encoding aminotransferase class V-fold PLP-dependent enzyme, whose product is MTNDIRTQLGLRPVINVSGTMTSLGASIVVPDAIAAMTAILPQFVEISDLQRKASAIIARLTGAEAGFITASCSAGISLAVAGTITGPDLLAIEKLPDVSTTKNEVLVQMGHLVSYGAPVDQSIRLAGGKVVLVGQATSAHRYHMENAITENTAAAVYVVSHHVVHYGLLHLKEFVEIAHARGVPVIVDAASEYDLRIFLDQGADIALYSGHKFLGGPTSGIVAGRKDLVRNAYLQNMGIGRGMKVGKESVFGVMAALEVWEKRDHAAVRARETGYLHLWKGALDGRPGVTALIEPDPTHNPLDRLRVILSPQEAHISAYDLAGALARGNPPIIVRDHEAEHHYFYLDPCNLHPGQEIIVRDRLVEELDKARASNEVINTPHEEWGRHRFDSMLRWPD